Proteins encoded by one window of Xanthomonas sp. DAR 80977:
- a CDS encoding APC family permease, whose protein sequence is MATQGKFHKRLSLTDLTFIGLGSIFGSGWLFSASHVSAIAGPAGIVSWIAGGVAVLLLGLVYCELGAALPRAGGVVRYPEYSHGALLGWLMGFITLIAFSSLIAIEVEAARQYAAAWFPSLNQAGSTHPSVAGWLLQLALLVAFFLLNYFSVKTFATANNIVSVFKFMVPVLVIVLLMAHFNPQNLHVQGFAPSGAAGVEAAISAGGIIFAYLGLTPIVSVASEVRDPQRNIPIALILSVALSTVIYVLLQLAFLGSVPSAYLAQGWGGIDKAFALPYHDIALALGMGWLAALVICDAMISPSGTGNIYMNATPRVVYGWARSGGFLSVLTRVDAKSGIPRPALWLSLALSVFWTLPFPSWETLIQVVSAALVLSYAVAPVTVAALRRSAPELPRPFLLRGMNVLGPLSFIVAALIVYWSTWNTLSWLLGLQIAMFALYVLYKLPSAAGRAQLWQQVRGALWLIGFFVLVLLVSYLGTFGGTGQIAHPWDTLSVAVIAFGCYHWGARTGLRSDQLALEEDDGE, encoded by the coding sequence ATGGCCACACAAGGCAAGTTCCACAAGCGTCTGAGCCTGACCGACCTGACCTTCATCGGGCTCGGTTCGATCTTCGGCTCCGGTTGGCTGTTCTCGGCCAGCCATGTGTCGGCCATCGCCGGTCCGGCCGGCATCGTGTCGTGGATCGCCGGCGGCGTGGCGGTGCTGCTGCTGGGCCTGGTCTATTGCGAACTGGGCGCGGCGCTGCCGCGCGCCGGCGGCGTGGTGCGCTATCCGGAGTATTCGCACGGCGCGCTGCTCGGCTGGCTGATGGGCTTCATCACCCTGATCGCGTTCTCCAGCCTGATCGCGATCGAGGTCGAGGCGGCGCGGCAGTACGCCGCGGCCTGGTTCCCGTCGCTGAACCAGGCCGGCAGCACCCATCCCAGCGTGGCCGGCTGGCTGCTGCAGCTGGCGCTGCTGGTGGCGTTCTTCCTGCTCAACTACTTCAGCGTCAAGACCTTCGCCACCGCCAACAACATCGTCAGCGTGTTCAAGTTCATGGTGCCGGTGCTGGTGATCGTGCTGCTGATGGCGCACTTCAATCCGCAGAACCTGCACGTGCAGGGCTTCGCGCCGTCCGGCGCGGCCGGCGTGGAGGCGGCGATCTCGGCCGGCGGCATCATCTTCGCCTACCTCGGGCTGACCCCGATCGTGTCGGTGGCCAGCGAGGTGCGCGATCCGCAGCGCAACATCCCGATCGCGCTGATCCTGTCGGTGGCGCTGTCCACGGTCATCTACGTGCTGCTGCAGCTGGCGTTCCTGGGCAGCGTGCCGTCGGCGTACCTGGCGCAGGGCTGGGGCGGCATCGACAAGGCGTTCGCGCTGCCGTACCACGACATCGCGCTGGCGCTGGGCATGGGCTGGCTGGCGGCGCTGGTGATCTGCGATGCGATGATCTCGCCCAGCGGCACCGGCAACATCTACATGAACGCCACGCCGCGCGTGGTCTACGGCTGGGCGCGCAGCGGCGGCTTCCTGTCGGTGCTGACCCGGGTCGATGCCAAGTCCGGCATCCCGCGCCCGGCGCTGTGGCTGAGCCTGGCGCTGTCGGTGTTCTGGACCCTGCCGTTCCCGTCGTGGGAAACGCTGATTCAAGTAGTGTCGGCGGCGCTGGTGCTGAGCTATGCGGTGGCGCCGGTGACCGTGGCCGCGCTGCGCCGCAGCGCGCCGGAACTGCCGCGGCCGTTCCTGCTGCGCGGCATGAACGTGCTCGGCCCGCTGTCGTTCATCGTCGCCGCGTTGATCGTGTACTGGTCCACCTGGAACACGCTGTCGTGGCTGCTCGGCCTGCAGATCGCGATGTTCGCGCTGTACGTGCTGTACAAGCTGCCGAGCGCCGCCGGACGCGCGCAGCTGTGGCAACAGGTGCGCGGTGCGTTGTGGCTGATCGGGTTCTTCGTGCTGGTGCTGCTGGTGTCCTACCTGGGCACCTTCGGCGGCACCGGCCAGATCGCGCATCCCTGGGACACGCTGAGCGTGGCCGTGATCGCGTTCGGCTGCTACCACTGGGGCGCGCGCACCGGGTTGCGCAGCGACCAGTTGGCGCTGGAAGAGGACGACGGGGAATAG
- a CDS encoding DUF885 domain-containing protein, whose amino-acid sequence MRFARLFVPGALAAALLVACQPATPPASPPPANAAATPARDPAQAFAGLLDAQWQYQLEHHPEFASIIGDTRYNDRWSDYSPAALQAERQATADFLKRFEAIDGKALSAQDQLSLQMMLRQLRDRLEAIALKNDEMPLEPVGGIQLALPGYAQAFPFASVKDYEDYIKRLQAIPALLDQVVALSRAGAKDGLVQPKYLLERIPAQVREIAAPTGADSPFALPLKTFPDAVPAAERTRLREAMLAAIDQQVRPAYAKLADFVADEYAPQGRAQEGLWSLPDGERRYRYAIHTQTTTDKSPEQIHQIGLAEVARIEGEMSAIAKRLGYADLAALRKAVARDRKFFASSREQILQRYRDDIAQMQPQLPKLFGKLPTTPLEVRAMAEFRSTAPGAEYWQSDAQGSKPALVMVNTSDYAQRTLVNIEATAYHEGVPGHHLQISLAQSLPLPPFRQQSGYNAYVEGWALYAERLGKDVGFYQDPYSDYGRLAGELLRANRLVLDTGVHYKRWTRQQMIDFFHAHPSDDEPSIQAETDRYIVWPGQALGYKLGELDILALREKAKRELGARFDIRAFHDQILGGGAMPLDLLDARIDAWIAQAKAGASATPEKPQ is encoded by the coding sequence ATGAGATTCGCCCGCCTGTTCGTTCCCGGCGCGTTGGCCGCGGCGCTGTTGGTCGCCTGCCAGCCGGCCACGCCGCCGGCATCGCCGCCGCCGGCGAACGCCGCGGCCACCCCGGCGCGCGATCCCGCGCAGGCCTTCGCCGGCTTGCTCGACGCGCAGTGGCAGTACCAGCTCGAACACCATCCGGAGTTCGCCAGCATCATCGGCGACACGCGCTACAACGACCGCTGGAGCGATTACTCGCCGGCGGCGCTGCAGGCCGAACGACAGGCCACCGCGGACTTCCTGAAGCGCTTCGAGGCGATCGACGGCAAGGCGTTGTCGGCGCAGGACCAGCTGAGCCTGCAGATGATGCTGCGCCAGTTGCGCGACCGGCTGGAGGCGATCGCGCTGAAGAACGACGAGATGCCGCTGGAACCGGTCGGCGGCATCCAGCTGGCGCTGCCGGGTTACGCGCAGGCGTTCCCGTTCGCCAGCGTCAAGGACTACGAGGACTACATCAAGCGCCTGCAGGCGATCCCGGCGCTGCTCGACCAGGTGGTGGCGCTGTCGCGCGCCGGCGCCAAGGACGGGCTGGTGCAGCCGAAATACCTGCTCGAGCGCATTCCGGCGCAGGTGCGCGAGATCGCCGCGCCGACCGGCGCCGACAGCCCGTTCGCGCTGCCGCTGAAGACCTTCCCCGACGCGGTGCCGGCGGCCGAGCGCACGCGCCTGCGTGAGGCGATGCTGGCGGCGATCGACCAGCAGGTGCGTCCGGCCTACGCCAAGCTGGCCGATTTCGTCGCCGACGAATACGCGCCGCAAGGCCGCGCGCAGGAAGGGCTGTGGTCGTTGCCCGACGGCGAGCGCCGCTACCGCTACGCGATCCATACCCAGACCACCACCGACAAATCGCCCGAGCAGATCCACCAGATCGGCCTGGCCGAAGTGGCGCGCATCGAAGGCGAGATGAGCGCCATCGCCAAGCGGCTCGGCTATGCCGACCTGGCCGCGCTGCGCAAGGCGGTGGCGCGCGACCGCAAGTTCTTCGCCAGTTCGCGCGAGCAGATCCTGCAGCGCTACCGCGACGACATCGCGCAGATGCAGCCGCAGTTGCCCAAGCTGTTCGGCAAGCTGCCCACCACGCCGCTGGAAGTGCGCGCGATGGCCGAGTTCCGCAGCACCGCGCCGGGCGCGGAGTACTGGCAGAGCGACGCGCAGGGCAGCAAGCCGGCGCTGGTGATGGTCAACACCAGCGACTACGCGCAGCGCACCCTGGTCAACATCGAGGCCACCGCCTACCACGAGGGCGTGCCCGGCCATCACCTGCAGATCTCGCTCGCGCAGAGCCTGCCGCTGCCGCCGTTCCGCCAGCAGTCCGGCTACAACGCCTACGTCGAAGGCTGGGCGCTGTATGCCGAACGCCTGGGCAAGGACGTGGGCTTCTACCAGGACCCGTACAGCGACTACGGCCGCCTGGCCGGCGAACTGCTGCGCGCCAACCGCCTGGTGCTGGACACCGGCGTGCACTACAAGCGCTGGACCCGGCAGCAGATGATCGACTTCTTCCACGCGCATCCGTCCGACGACGAACCCAGCATCCAGGCCGAGACCGACCGCTACATCGTGTGGCCGGGCCAGGCGCTGGGCTACAAGCTCGGCGAACTCGACATCCTGGCGCTGCGCGAGAAGGCCAAGCGCGAACTCGGCGCGCGCTTCGACATCCGCGCCTTCCACGACCAGATCCTCGGCGGCGGCGCGATGCCGCTGGACCTGCTCGACGCGCGCATCGATGCCTGGATCGCGCAGGCCAAGGCCGGCGCGTCCGCCACTCCGGAGAAACCGCAATGA
- a CDS encoding DUF5597 domain-containing protein, translating to MARKRHAFAFSGARVPSPGSRAGRLFLAALLLLAPALAIAEEMPRYVSRDGHHALFVDGAPYSIMAAQLHNSSAWPQVLPQALDAVQALHANTVEAPVYWEQFEPEPGRYDYRNVDALVEQSRARGLRLIVLWFGTWKNGQMHYVPEWIKRDPATYPRMRDAKGEPVDVLSPHSEANLQADARAFAALMQHLRKIDAGRYTVIAVQVQNEPGAIGTVRDHGAAGERAFDAAVPVDVLQRLGKPAGTWRQVFGSDAEEMFSAWSNASYIQQVAAAGKAAYPLPLYVNTWLRYKGRTKPGEEYPAGGATWNVFELWRLATPAIDFIGTDIYTSDYDEYTKVVGQYARADNPAWVSETGFEAATAPYHFHVLGRGGIGFSVFGIDGNEDTPDNQAAIAAHAAGFGLLAPLQRELAAGAFEGRLQASVEKAGVPKQSLRFGAWQAQVSYGAPGWGEAPALLPGTPQHDGRALVLELQPNVFLVTGFNARVEFVRDRADGKYGQLLRVEQGRYVDGQWRFVRLLNGDETDYGLNFRRADPYVLRVTVGTY from the coding sequence ATGGCGCGGAAACGACACGCCTTCGCCTTTTCCGGGGCCCGAGTCCCGAGTCCCGGGTCCCGCGCCGGCCGCCTGTTCCTCGCCGCACTCCTGCTGCTGGCGCCGGCGCTGGCCATCGCCGAAGAAATGCCCCGCTATGTCAGCCGCGACGGCCACCACGCGCTGTTCGTCGATGGCGCGCCGTACAGCATCATGGCCGCGCAGCTGCACAACTCCAGCGCCTGGCCGCAGGTGCTGCCGCAGGCGCTGGACGCGGTGCAGGCGCTGCATGCGAACACGGTCGAGGCGCCGGTGTACTGGGAGCAGTTCGAGCCGGAGCCGGGCCGCTACGACTACCGCAACGTCGATGCGCTGGTCGAGCAGAGCCGCGCGCGCGGGCTGCGCCTGATCGTGCTGTGGTTCGGCACCTGGAAGAACGGGCAGATGCACTACGTGCCGGAATGGATCAAGCGCGATCCGGCCACCTATCCGCGCATGCGCGATGCCAAGGGCGAACCGGTCGACGTGCTGTCGCCGCACTCGGAGGCCAACCTGCAGGCCGATGCGCGCGCCTTCGCCGCGCTGATGCAGCACCTGCGCAAGATCGATGCCGGCCGCTACACGGTGATCGCGGTGCAGGTGCAGAACGAACCCGGCGCGATCGGCACCGTGCGCGACCACGGCGCCGCCGGCGAGCGCGCGTTCGATGCCGCAGTGCCGGTGGACGTGCTGCAGCGCCTGGGCAAGCCGGCCGGCACCTGGCGCCAGGTGTTCGGCAGCGACGCCGAGGAGATGTTCAGCGCCTGGAGCAACGCCAGCTACATCCAGCAGGTCGCCGCCGCCGGCAAGGCCGCGTATCCGCTGCCGCTGTACGTGAACACCTGGCTGCGCTACAAGGGCCGCACCAAGCCGGGCGAGGAATACCCGGCCGGCGGCGCCACCTGGAACGTGTTCGAGCTGTGGCGCCTGGCCACGCCGGCGATCGACTTCATCGGCACCGACATCTACACCAGCGACTACGACGAATACACCAAGGTGGTCGGCCAGTACGCGCGTGCCGACAATCCTGCCTGGGTCTCGGAGACCGGCTTCGAGGCGGCCACCGCGCCGTACCACTTCCACGTGCTCGGCCGCGGCGGCATCGGCTTCTCGGTGTTCGGCATCGACGGCAACGAGGACACGCCGGACAACCAGGCCGCGATCGCCGCGCATGCGGCCGGCTTCGGCCTGCTGGCGCCGTTGCAGCGCGAACTGGCCGCCGGCGCCTTCGAGGGGCGGCTGCAGGCGTCGGTGGAGAAGGCCGGGGTGCCGAAACAGAGCCTGCGCTTCGGCGCGTGGCAGGCGCAGGTGTCCTACGGCGCGCCGGGCTGGGGCGAGGCGCCGGCGCTGCTGCCCGGCACGCCGCAGCACGACGGCCGCGCGCTGGTGCTGGAACTGCAGCCGAACGTGTTCCTGGTCACAGGTTTCAATGCCCGCGTTGAATTTGTGCGCGACCGTGCCGATGGCAAATACGGGCAACTGCTGCGCGTGGAGCAGGGGCGCTATGTCGATGGGCAGTGGCGGTTCGTACGCCTGTTGAACGGCGACGAGACCGACTACGGGCTCAACTTCCGGCGCGCCGATCCCTACGTGCTGCGGGTGACCGTGGGAACCTACTGA
- a CDS encoding DUF885 family protein, whose amino-acid sequence MSLNSRLRAPLLLAMFCALAGQGAASAAEPAQAAAAAASSDAGAGFKALYLREWKWRQEQSAGADDEDSQGAAADHLPKVDLATQNQRTAYWQQVLRELDAIDQAQLSAQDQVNYQVYRQQIAVFLDQQHFRAWEMPFNSDTAFWSNLGFSARATLRTRDDYQRYLKVLGDIPRYFDEQIVNMRAGLARGFSQPKVTLAGRDQSIADVANASGEANLFYTPFKQMPASIPAQVQAQLRQQALDAIAHSVVPAYTELLHFMREEYQPKARTTLAGEALPDGKAYYRAQIREFTTLDLSPEQIHRIGLQEVAKLRKDMDQTIATSGFVAPKGQATFPAFLKFLRTDPQFYPKTPEELLKQAAWISKRVDAKVGDYIGRLPRQRFAIEPVPADLAPFYTGGRGGPGIYLVNTYDLPSRPLYNLTALTLHESSPGHALQMPLAAEQQGLPDFRRYGYISAYGEGWALYSEYLGQEMGMYDTAYDRFGYLTYQMWRACRLVIDTGIHHKGWTREQAQAYLRDNTALSEHEVTTEVDRYIAWPGQALSYYLGELKIIELRHKAEAALGEKFDIRAFHDAILETGSVPLPVLEQRIDRFIAEGGKSPWTQEAPKQ is encoded by the coding sequence ATGAGCCTGAATTCCCGACTCCGCGCGCCGCTGCTGCTGGCGATGTTCTGCGCGCTCGCAGGGCAGGGCGCCGCCAGCGCCGCCGAACCCGCGCAAGCGGCTGCCGCGGCGGCGAGCAGCGACGCCGGCGCAGGCTTCAAGGCGCTGTACCTGCGCGAGTGGAAATGGCGCCAGGAGCAGTCCGCCGGCGCCGACGACGAGGACAGCCAGGGCGCCGCGGCCGACCATCTGCCGAAGGTGGACCTGGCCACGCAGAACCAGCGCACCGCGTACTGGCAGCAGGTGCTGCGCGAGCTGGATGCGATCGACCAGGCGCAGCTGTCGGCGCAGGACCAGGTGAACTACCAGGTCTACCGCCAGCAGATCGCGGTGTTCCTGGACCAGCAGCACTTCCGCGCCTGGGAGATGCCGTTCAACAGCGATACCGCGTTCTGGAGCAACCTCGGCTTCAGCGCGCGCGCCACCTTGCGCACCCGCGACGACTACCAGCGCTACCTGAAGGTCCTGGGCGACATCCCACGCTACTTCGACGAGCAGATCGTCAACATGCGCGCCGGCCTGGCACGCGGGTTCAGCCAGCCGAAGGTGACCCTGGCCGGCCGCGACCAGTCGATCGCCGACGTGGCCAACGCCAGCGGCGAGGCCAACCTGTTCTACACCCCGTTCAAGCAGATGCCGGCCAGCATCCCGGCGCAGGTGCAGGCGCAGCTGCGGCAGCAGGCGCTGGATGCGATCGCGCACAGCGTGGTGCCTGCGTATACCGAACTGCTGCATTTCATGCGCGAGGAGTACCAGCCCAAGGCCCGCACCACGCTCGCCGGCGAGGCGTTGCCGGATGGCAAGGCGTACTACCGCGCGCAGATCCGCGAGTTCACCACGCTGGACCTGTCACCCGAGCAGATCCACCGGATCGGGCTGCAGGAAGTGGCCAAGCTGCGCAAGGACATGGACCAGACCATCGCCACCAGCGGCTTCGTCGCACCGAAAGGACAGGCGACCTTTCCTGCGTTCCTGAAATTCCTGCGCACCGATCCGCAGTTCTATCCGAAGACGCCGGAGGAACTGCTCAAGCAGGCGGCGTGGATCTCCAAGCGCGTGGACGCCAAGGTCGGCGACTACATCGGCCGCCTGCCGCGGCAGCGCTTCGCGATCGAACCGGTACCGGCGGACCTGGCGCCGTTCTACACCGGCGGCCGCGGCGGCCCGGGCATCTACCTGGTCAACACCTACGACCTGCCGTCGCGGCCGCTGTACAACCTGACCGCGCTGACCCTGCACGAATCCTCGCCCGGCCACGCGCTGCAGATGCCGCTGGCGGCCGAGCAGCAGGGCCTGCCCGACTTCCGCCGCTACGGCTACATCTCCGCCTACGGTGAAGGCTGGGCGCTGTACTCGGAATACCTGGGGCAGGAGATGGGCATGTACGACACCGCCTACGACCGCTTTGGCTATCTGACCTACCAGATGTGGCGCGCCTGCCGGCTGGTGATCGACACCGGCATCCACCACAAGGGCTGGACCCGCGAACAGGCGCAGGCCTACCTGCGCGACAACACCGCGCTGAGCGAGCACGAGGTCACCACCGAGGTCGACCGCTACATCGCCTGGCCGGGGCAGGCGCTGTCGTACTACCTGGGCGAACTGAAGATCATCGAGCTGCGGCACAAGGCCGAGGCCGCGCTCGGCGAGAAATTCGACATCCGCGCCTTCCACGACGCGATCCTGGAAACTGGCTCGGTGCCGCTGCCGGTGCTGGAGCAGCGCATCGACCGCTTCATCGCCGAGGGCGGCAAGTCGCCGTGGACGCAGGAGGCGCCAAAGCAGTAG
- a CDS encoding S9 family peptidase yields MNRLVASILLAAVSCAGYAQAAPSAADYQRSLGLREAWMTLTENVAWPAQWRDDGTFYYRKTVPGGFAFVLEDVAGQRKQPAFDAVRLARALSATAGTEYPALRLPFERFSYAADAGRDNAAIVFQIDYAPWRCTLADYVCARADAGPQPRPRGFGVVRDPAVAADNTPRRSPDGRWDAFADGHDIVLRSVADGHVQRLSEDGRADDFYDPETLAWSPDSQRLAVYRVRPGFARRVTRVEAAPPGGGQPRVRTQLYPKPGDAVDIERPVLFDLAGADAGGGARRIAIDDALFANPYQLSPIQWRKDGRSFVFDYVQRGFQRMRAIAVDAASGRARVAVGEDARTFVYADRSYRHDVDGLGKEILWISERDGWRHLYLFDGETGKVKTQVTRGAWIVRDVLRVDDAQRRIWFSASGMDVGKDPYYRQLFAVDFDGGHLTRLTTADADHDVAIADDGRHYVDTYSRPDLPPVMELHAIDGTLLQVVERGDIGKLQAAGWRAPQTFVAKGRDGRTDIWGMVVRPRDYDPRKKYPVIENIYAGPHDSFVPKTFWPFGYHSGGDKQIGMQAQADLGFIVVMIDGMGTANRSKAFHDVAWKNLGDSGFPDRIAWHKALAAKDPSYDISRVGIYGASAGGQSTLGALERHPDFYKVGVAFAGCYDNRMDKISWNEQWMGWPVDASYAAASGVDHAARLRGELLMIVGEQDSNVDPASTAQVVDALIKAGKDFDLLNVPGGEHSVGRSSGPIDYVQRRQYDFFVRHLLDAPTPRWNAND; encoded by the coding sequence ATGAACAGATTGGTTGCATCGATCCTGCTGGCCGCGGTGTCCTGCGCCGGCTACGCCCAGGCCGCGCCGAGCGCCGCCGACTACCAGCGCTCGCTCGGCCTGCGCGAGGCGTGGATGACGCTGACCGAGAACGTCGCCTGGCCGGCGCAATGGCGCGACGACGGCACGTTCTACTACCGCAAGACGGTGCCAGGCGGTTTCGCCTTCGTGCTCGAGGACGTGGCCGGCCAGCGCAAGCAGCCGGCGTTCGATGCGGTGCGGCTGGCGCGCGCGCTGAGCGCCACGGCCGGGACCGAGTACCCGGCGCTGCGGCTGCCGTTCGAGCGCTTCAGCTATGCGGCCGACGCCGGCCGCGACAACGCCGCGATCGTGTTCCAGATCGACTACGCGCCGTGGCGCTGCACGCTCGCCGACTATGTCTGCGCGCGCGCCGATGCCGGCCCGCAGCCGCGGCCGCGCGGCTTCGGCGTGGTCCGCGATCCGGCGGTGGCCGCCGACAACACGCCGCGGCGCTCGCCCGACGGGCGCTGGGACGCGTTCGCCGATGGCCACGACATCGTGCTGCGCAGCGTCGCCGACGGCCACGTGCAGCGCCTGAGCGAGGACGGCCGCGCCGACGATTTCTACGATCCGGAAACGCTGGCCTGGTCGCCGGACTCGCAGCGGCTGGCGGTGTACCGGGTGCGCCCGGGCTTCGCGCGGCGGGTGACGCGGGTGGAGGCGGCGCCGCCCGGCGGCGGCCAGCCGCGCGTGCGCACCCAGCTGTATCCCAAGCCCGGCGACGCGGTGGACATCGAGCGGCCGGTGCTGTTCGACCTCGCCGGCGCGGACGCCGGCGGCGGCGCGCGCCGCATCGCCATCGACGACGCGCTGTTCGCCAATCCGTACCAGCTGTCGCCGATCCAGTGGCGCAAGGACGGCCGCAGCTTCGTGTTCGACTACGTGCAGCGCGGTTTCCAGCGCATGCGCGCGATCGCGGTGGACGCGGCCAGCGGCCGCGCGCGCGTGGCGGTGGGCGAGGACGCCAGGACTTTCGTCTACGCCGACCGCAGCTACCGCCACGACGTGGACGGGCTCGGCAAGGAGATCCTGTGGATCTCCGAACGCGACGGCTGGCGCCATCTCTATCTGTTCGATGGCGAAACCGGCAAGGTCAAGACGCAGGTCACCAGGGGCGCGTGGATCGTGCGCGACGTGCTGCGCGTGGACGACGCGCAGCGCCGCATCTGGTTCTCCGCCAGCGGCATGGACGTGGGCAAGGATCCGTACTACCGGCAGCTGTTCGCGGTGGATTTCGACGGCGGCCACCTGACCCGGCTGACCACCGCCGATGCCGACCACGACGTGGCCATCGCCGACGACGGCCGCCACTACGTGGACACCTATTCGCGCCCGGACCTGCCGCCGGTGATGGAACTGCACGCCATCGACGGCACGCTGCTGCAGGTGGTCGAGCGCGGCGACATCGGCAAGCTGCAGGCCGCCGGCTGGCGCGCGCCGCAGACCTTCGTGGCCAAGGGCCGCGACGGCCGCACCGACATCTGGGGCATGGTGGTGCGTCCGCGCGACTACGACCCGCGCAAGAAATACCCGGTGATCGAGAACATCTATGCCGGCCCGCACGACAGCTTCGTGCCCAAGACCTTCTGGCCGTTCGGCTACCACTCCGGCGGCGACAAGCAGATCGGCATGCAGGCGCAGGCCGACCTGGGGTTCATCGTGGTGATGATCGACGGCATGGGCACCGCCAACCGTTCCAAGGCGTTCCACGACGTGGCCTGGAAGAACCTCGGCGATTCCGGGTTCCCGGACCGCATCGCCTGGCACAAGGCGCTGGCGGCCAAGGATCCGTCCTACGACATCAGCCGCGTCGGCATCTACGGCGCCTCCGCCGGCGGGCAGAGCACGCTCGGCGCGCTGGAACGGCATCCGGACTTCTACAAGGTGGGCGTGGCGTTCGCCGGCTGCTACGACAACCGCATGGACAAGATCAGCTGGAACGAGCAGTGGATGGGCTGGCCGGTGGACGCCAGCTATGCCGCCGCCTCGGGCGTGGACCACGCGGCCAGGCTGCGCGGCGAATTGCTGATGATCGTCGGCGAGCAGGACAGCAATGTCGACCCGGCCTCGACCGCGCAGGTGGTGGATGCGCTGATCAAGGCCGGCAAGGATTTCGACCTGCTCAACGTGCCCGGCGGCGAGCATTCGGTGGGCCGTTCCAGCGGCCCGATCGACTATGTGCAGCGGCGCCAGTACGACTTCTTCGTGCGGCATCTGCTGGATGCGCCGACGCCGCGCTGGAATGCGAACGACTAG
- a CDS encoding M24 family metallopeptidase — MSATAQIGGLSLAMARAQLAPWPAQAPPIQPQEYQQRLERARALLRAQGADALLIGAGASLRYFTGVPWGASERLVGMLLTAEGDPLLICPAFEEGSLDAVLRIPVRKRLWEEHEDPHALVAEALSELGAQALALDPGIAFAVHSGLSAVLDRVAIRDATPIVDGCRMRKSAAELALMQQACDMTLQVQRLAAGLIHEGITTAELVRFIDQAHRALGADNGSTFCIVQFGHATAYPHGIPGVQALRAGELVLIDTGCTVHGYHSDITRTYIFGEPSEKQRRIWQLEHDAQAAAFAAVRPGVSCAAVDQAAREVLQAAGLGPDYRLPGLPHRTGHGCGMSIHEAPYLVRGNTLALAPGMCCSNEPMIVVPGEFGVRLEDHFYVTEDGAQWFTPPSPAIDRPFA; from the coding sequence ATGAGCGCCACCGCGCAGATCGGCGGGCTGAGCCTGGCCATGGCGCGCGCGCAGTTGGCGCCGTGGCCGGCGCAGGCGCCGCCGATCCAGCCGCAGGAATACCAGCAGCGGCTGGAGCGGGCGCGCGCGCTGCTGCGCGCGCAGGGCGCCGATGCGCTGCTGATCGGCGCCGGCGCCTCGCTGCGCTATTTCACCGGCGTGCCGTGGGGCGCCAGCGAGCGCCTGGTGGGGATGCTGCTGACCGCCGAGGGCGATCCGCTGCTGATCTGCCCGGCATTCGAGGAAGGCTCGCTGGACGCGGTGCTGCGCATTCCGGTGCGCAAGCGGCTGTGGGAAGAGCACGAGGATCCGCATGCGCTGGTCGCCGAGGCGCTGAGCGAACTCGGCGCGCAGGCGCTGGCCCTGGATCCGGGCATCGCCTTCGCCGTGCACAGCGGCTTGAGCGCGGTGCTGGACCGGGTCGCGATCCGCGACGCGACGCCGATCGTGGATGGTTGCCGCATGCGCAAGTCGGCGGCGGAACTGGCGCTGATGCAGCAGGCCTGCGACATGACCCTGCAGGTGCAGCGGCTGGCCGCCGGGCTGATCCACGAGGGCATCACCACCGCCGAACTGGTGCGTTTCATCGACCAGGCGCATCGCGCGCTCGGTGCCGACAACGGGTCCACCTTCTGCATCGTGCAGTTCGGCCACGCCACCGCGTACCCGCACGGCATCCCCGGGGTGCAGGCGCTGCGTGCGGGCGAGCTGGTGCTGATCGATACCGGCTGCACCGTGCACGGCTACCACTCCGACATCACCCGCACCTACATCTTCGGCGAGCCGAGCGAGAAGCAGCGGCGCATCTGGCAGCTGGAGCACGATGCGCAGGCGGCCGCGTTCGCCGCGGTGCGTCCGGGCGTGAGCTGCGCGGCGGTGGACCAGGCCGCGCGCGAAGTGCTGCAGGCCGCCGGGCTGGGGCCCGACTACCGCCTGCCGGGGCTGCCGCACCGCACCGGCCATGGTTGCGGCATGAGCATCCACGAGGCGCCGTACCTGGTGCGCGGCAACACGCTGGCGCTGGCACCGGGCATGTGCTGCAGCAACGAGCCGATGATCGTGGTGCCGGGCGAGTTCGGCGTGCGCCTGGAGGACCATTTCTACGTCACCGAGGACGGCGCGCAGTGGTTCACGCCGCCGTCGCCGGCGATCGACCGGCCGTTCGCCTGA
- a CDS encoding flagellar basal body rod C-terminal domain-containing protein, with product MTSIASVSSIALSGMRAAASGLQARANNVANAATEGFQRQVTANQEAAGGGVSVQVQAAGGEGSDLVDDMVGGLSARNDFQANARVLRAADDTLGSLLDVLA from the coding sequence ATGACTTCCATCGCCTCGGTGTCCTCGATCGCCCTGTCCGGCATGCGCGCCGCCGCCTCCGGCCTGCAGGCGCGCGCGAACAATGTCGCCAACGCCGCCACCGAGGGTTTCCAGCGCCAGGTCACGGCCAACCAGGAGGCCGCCGGCGGCGGGGTGAGCGTCCAGGTGCAGGCGGCAGGCGGCGAGGGCAGCGACCTGGTCGACGACATGGTCGGCGGGCTGTCCGCGCGCAACGACTTCCAGGCCAATGCGCGGGTGCTGCGCGCGGCCGACGACACCCTCGGCAGCCTGCTCGACGTCCTCGCCTGA